A region of [Bacteroides] pectinophilus DNA encodes the following proteins:
- a CDS encoding cell wall anchor protein produces MKKRILSILLICSMVLTMLPTTAFASVSDSLGNTPEENQAILEQLSAMTGGSSDQVLSMLKALGLLDEAGNFKVDQTITLDDQVLTLTSVMELLENPATDLTRIADVDGTPVALGDLKTMIQIEQELLRIKDTYFSGREFTGEALENLNSLMEQLELQGISLQYSASATAPVGVEKVDMSSMMSQTLGNSANNTWSSGTFTVYRGKPVGFSYRIQKGQLSEYITDVEVSIGGTSGVEQSDGSYRLTYDVGETYSLGGCKITVKVTTKGGNPAWLENSYSYGDLLGMIEFYDAENLVFDDGAGYADHCQLKLKKTVDASAIKTSMDAPSYEKTYKSEGTIQGDMYIPLLAYEYNAGEGAKNPDFVALSDTIGILEGARNSVLPGGSSKFYQPYQIDASIKFDWNPGKETYTGPAPYGYDSATQPHAPFYLMEYKFDEADLTPTSGDRKKPGNCTIQKGSPVKISLQSTTQNRGNQKYWLPFRLYMKSVIDDQPYASATVNTSNVTAKLLDTDAPIIQSVTAPAGTYASGQHVPITVTFNEFVDLRNARVTINGKEYTADELSMNDYGVKAMLWYPVQDADATTVTVNGMTGVEDVFGHTLDTTPYQSNSIAGVELKSVLMRNAPTALTADYDNGKASFTMQANMAKDYKTVYSNYHTPEGTEPKEAPFRLELRYDSAVEPIHLQVYLDTEKEAFTISDYAIAPEAYTRTYTVTLQANEGTKAAPNWVNVLPLTRQFTVIKKVSAHTVTIVPEANDADYTISLGETARRTLQAEVLGEGGVPASYTTGKWSSSDPLIATINEDTGVVATTGTKVGAVTFTFTADNGTEDAADDVTGESESYTVTAGDSLALVIPGGSSIVTRVNQPATVLWSSNAALMAPNKEFNYRIDLYEGNYANEAALSGLKPVATYTAGKDKNSVRIEENVLSKLSNGNTPAYTVLVSMPHPNAEGENVRLSALAWIIVQAPPATAKLTPPQSIYLKDTDGAVNIDWSVENATDGASPQPTLTITRVTEDNNTQEVAREHLSGTSGSFSLSLQSVKAGNLKDTYQVVLSVENPGEESPSTDSFPLYVYDADALKVQNDKGDTISKLTMDNTSKVSGSLPTDTAEILQLRQELGLIEYIGINYDEYGWNSFKDGIRWLSSNNNAISVNYKQGGLYEDIRNFSFDSYLPETKMALSGLANGTATVTATHAATGMRTDVQVTAKTLQNKFYLFQLTPAAETTLQYTDGKGVPKTVTTNSEGVLALYEPNGIASEVSLRSGSGTDIYLGTIYKENLRSGERDATKLQLYPLNTFSLRRVARASVTLITPGGDPLANKTVTVRGGVYKNGGYCETALLGSGAGALVSGITGDTYTTDAEGNITVYLDSTQFWSAEKGESNTTALSALDQLEYILEISAIDGDKYYPLLLTVNGKLGVDDVMRTAEGVVSLERVPEGEENKPFIVAQSVDYGLANGQKVDVRSSTGKIGPNSSFKTATLHTTMFLWGEKIANAKNYSLKLADEYGVIPAAQSSSTKQYPFSSIPVAENDLTLTEATMTTSGWIADGKDVGMKTQLSLNGSLLQEKIMPFRVVDLTRVPKVTEDEHVTGILLTMQDSSGVNDVDFGGVGDSNILKVLTGRLDDLSGPVDTSVFKMIITPSEDPSVFRAMIWAGYNTLEMEDMDYSEDGVALGANVLTQNLEVGVPGTGDLSQMAKGTYNPKGEYNANSMAGKVTNTDLNLQLEGFYEAEIRYNAEKKEWEVFTVGGGFTAGVGVGFTFSVNAMAGPVPLTATFELGGAIQLDFRTAVRYGRQGEGTELAWSDPTATAVNDFLTTLRINAYVHAFGGIGFDYSVVALKIGLFGNLDVDSQNKFLSRTYLADETKRQINGQALGIQSEVGIKFVANFLFISYEAVIASGTLEGTKTFNDWKTIDNYWNNATSGLSLASLRMAAAQSGMQVASGSATLQSRDYLEQYARTWGQPQQRMMLFSLNSTSGLENIQTNANPTSYPQLSDDGKVLAYINDGNSSSIYDSRAHFSTLNGGGYSVSSQIDDPTGFPGYGDTSVSLSGTGSFAAAAWVRMGTDLPGKNAGDPVTLEEQNLLMNSTEIVASVYDGTTWTSIRLTNDGTPDLAPATAVGGDGKAIVFWRSVYTPDPGTQGSNLLNFTTRDCIMYRCYDRNNGTWSESKMLYNGATGRVKALQAAMLPDGTAMAVYSLDRSGTGDTSAYEIAYCTVAADGTPGTAMLATCDSNLDENPQVVAANFGSGDDRFVIGWHSVRDGSNDIQLLAVDGSGTMSNSFPGSLSALTSSGNAVVGGDFRFASLSGDHRSLNDLTIVWNETVNDVNGAVDHGILKAAKLRYATNTYTLSAPLELAELPDRTLADHFDAYVSGTNQVQAAIQATFYDDENPQVIGGVTVPGEKTNLYTATSDFVTDAVAVEQIGVDYATLALNSLTPVRFTIRNTGLNDVTNLKVSIGSGETATLTETLLPNESTTITVWHHVGNLVTDPSYTITAAGGINEKGTVYLDYPDIGISQMEVIAESAGKRTVRMTLYNSSAATLAGGKNREVKLAFYADDLHTKHAEVACTTNGVSVRDNEITISEDNALARIDQGTFTLDLTYDLGEYMTSIGKAEIPDVGTYLYAEAWAEGQIGGTGSNQRLPEYDGSDSEASVHMTGALARTGEQMTMDVTQGNDGNGHSTAAITLRNNSLQSQTSAVLVATLLDAAGTALETKKTSIGGAISGETFRTETVTFSQLGTRVVVRAAVPGNDLLTFEGLAVGLGDFTANGTNYTYTLQNDSGATSTLVTAVSGNGEPVSINGQALSTGGSATVAIPNSGTTDIVVEIGAKTYTLTILRNSGTGGGEHTHSYGSEWKYDATNHWHECSCGDKADKAAHTAGEWIIDTPTTATTSGSKHKECTICGYTMTTETIPATGGGEHTHSYGSEWKYDATNHWHECSCGDKDDVAAHSFKWVVDKEATATQKGSKHEECKVCGYKKAAVEIPATGSATKPTDPTQTNPNTGAESQKTGDNSNMILWIALLFISGGAVIGITVYSKKKKENAE; encoded by the coding sequence ATGAAAAAACGAATACTCAGTATCTTGCTTATATGCAGCATGGTGCTGACCATGCTGCCGACAACTGCGTTTGCATCGGTGAGCGATTCGCTGGGCAACACACCCGAGGAAAATCAGGCGATTTTGGAGCAGCTCTCCGCCATGACTGGCGGTAGCAGCGACCAGGTGCTTTCCATGCTGAAGGCTTTGGGGCTGCTGGATGAAGCCGGCAATTTCAAGGTGGATCAAACCATCACGCTGGACGACCAGGTGTTGACACTGACGTCTGTCATGGAGCTGCTGGAAAATCCCGCCACGGATCTCACCCGTATAGCCGACGTGGATGGGACTCCGGTGGCGCTGGGCGATTTGAAGACCATGATCCAAATCGAACAGGAGCTGCTGCGGATCAAGGACACCTATTTCTCCGGCAGGGAGTTTACCGGGGAAGCTCTGGAGAATCTCAATAGCCTGATGGAGCAGTTGGAGCTACAAGGCATCAGTTTGCAGTATTCCGCCTCTGCCACAGCGCCTGTGGGCGTTGAGAAGGTGGATATGAGCAGCATGATGAGCCAAACGCTGGGGAATTCCGCAAACAACACCTGGAGCTCCGGGACTTTTACTGTATACCGCGGAAAACCGGTCGGCTTTTCCTACCGCATTCAAAAAGGTCAGCTCAGCGAGTATATCACCGATGTGGAGGTCTCGATAGGCGGGACGAGTGGGGTCGAGCAAAGCGACGGGTCCTACAGGCTGACCTATGACGTAGGCGAAACTTACAGTTTAGGTGGTTGTAAAATCACTGTCAAGGTTACAACCAAAGGAGGAAACCCAGCCTGGCTCGAGAATTCTTATTCCTATGGCGATTTGCTGGGGATGATTGAATTTTACGATGCGGAAAATCTGGTGTTCGATGACGGCGCCGGTTATGCCGACCACTGTCAGCTCAAGCTAAAAAAGACGGTTGACGCCTCCGCAATAAAAACATCAATGGACGCGCCGAGCTATGAGAAAACATACAAAAGTGAAGGCACAATACAGGGGGATATGTATATTCCTTTGCTGGCGTATGAATACAATGCCGGCGAGGGTGCCAAAAATCCGGATTTCGTTGCGCTAAGCGATACCATCGGAATTCTGGAGGGCGCCCGCAACTCGGTGCTTCCCGGCGGCTCCTCCAAATTTTATCAGCCATACCAAATCGACGCCAGCATCAAGTTTGACTGGAACCCCGGCAAAGAGACCTATACCGGCCCTGCGCCGTATGGCTATGATAGTGCCACACAACCCCATGCCCCGTTCTATCTGATGGAGTACAAGTTCGATGAAGCAGATCTGACGCCCACCAGCGGCGACAGAAAGAAACCGGGGAACTGTACGATTCAAAAGGGCAGTCCGGTCAAAATCTCCCTGCAGTCTACCACGCAAAACAGAGGGAATCAGAAGTACTGGCTGCCCTTCCGACTGTATATGAAGAGTGTAATTGACGACCAACCATATGCCTCCGCCACCGTCAATACCAGCAACGTCACTGCCAAGCTGTTGGACACGGACGCCCCCATCATTCAAAGCGTCACGGCCCCGGCGGGAACCTATGCCAGCGGACAGCACGTGCCAATCACAGTTACCTTTAACGAGTTCGTGGATCTTAGAAACGCCCGCGTGACCATCAATGGCAAAGAGTATACCGCCGATGAGCTTTCCATGAACGACTACGGCGTCAAGGCAATGCTCTGGTACCCGGTGCAGGATGCGGATGCCACCACGGTCACCGTCAATGGTATGACTGGTGTGGAAGATGTTTTCGGTCATACGCTGGATACCACGCCCTATCAAAGCAACTCGATTGCCGGCGTTGAGCTGAAGAGCGTCTTGATGCGCAACGCCCCCACCGCACTGACCGCCGACTATGACAACGGCAAGGCATCGTTCACGATGCAGGCCAACATGGCGAAGGACTACAAGACCGTATACAGCAATTATCACACCCCGGAAGGAACAGAGCCGAAGGAAGCTCCTTTCCGCCTCGAACTGAGGTACGACTCCGCGGTTGAACCAATCCATCTGCAGGTCTATCTGGACACAGAGAAGGAAGCCTTCACCATTAGCGACTATGCAATCGCACCCGAGGCTTACACCCGCACCTATACGGTGACGCTGCAGGCCAACGAGGGCACGAAAGCCGCTCCTAACTGGGTAAATGTTCTTCCCCTGACCCGGCAGTTCACGGTGATAAAGAAAGTTTCCGCGCACACGGTGACCATCGTCCCGGAAGCGAATGACGCCGACTATACGATTTCCCTCGGCGAAACCGCCCGCCGCACGCTTCAGGCAGAGGTTTTGGGGGAAGGCGGTGTGCCGGCCAGCTACACCACCGGCAAATGGAGCAGCAGTGACCCGCTCATTGCCACCATCAACGAGGATACCGGTGTTGTTGCCACCACAGGAACCAAGGTGGGAGCCGTCACCTTTACCTTTACGGCAGACAACGGGACTGAGGACGCTGCCGATGATGTGACGGGCGAGTCAGAGTCCTATACCGTGACGGCAGGCGATTCCCTGGCACTGGTGATTCCCGGCGGCTCGTCCATCGTGACGCGGGTAAATCAGCCCGCCACCGTGCTGTGGAGCTCCAACGCCGCGCTGATGGCACCGAACAAAGAGTTCAATTACAGGATTGACCTGTATGAGGGCAACTACGCGAATGAGGCGGCGCTGAGCGGTCTCAAGCCCGTTGCGACTTATACCGCCGGCAAGGATAAAAACAGCGTGCGGATCGAGGAGAATGTGCTCTCCAAGCTCTCCAACGGCAATACCCCTGCTTACACGGTATTGGTCTCCATGCCGCACCCCAACGCCGAGGGTGAGAACGTCCGCCTGTCGGCACTTGCCTGGATCATCGTGCAGGCACCACCTGCCACAGCCAAGCTGACACCGCCCCAGAGCATTTACCTCAAGGATACCGACGGCGCCGTCAATATCGACTGGTCGGTGGAAAACGCCACTGACGGGGCCTCTCCGCAGCCAACGCTGACAATTACCCGGGTCACAGAGGACAACAACACCCAAGAGGTGGCCCGTGAGCACCTATCCGGTACCTCCGGAAGCTTCTCCCTGTCATTACAGAGTGTGAAGGCCGGCAATCTAAAGGACACCTATCAAGTGGTTTTGAGCGTGGAGAACCCTGGTGAGGAATCTCCCAGCACCGACTCCTTCCCCCTGTATGTCTACGATGCCGACGCACTGAAGGTGCAGAACGACAAAGGAGACACGATTTCTAAGCTGACCATGGACAATACCTCCAAGGTCAGCGGCAGCCTGCCCACCGATACGGCTGAAATTTTGCAGCTGCGCCAGGAGTTGGGGCTGATCGAGTACATAGGCATCAACTATGACGAGTACGGATGGAACTCCTTTAAAGACGGCATCCGGTGGCTCTCCAGCAACAACAATGCCATTTCCGTCAACTACAAGCAGGGCGGACTGTATGAGGACATCAGAAACTTCTCCTTTGATTCCTACCTTCCCGAAACCAAAATGGCGCTGTCCGGCTTGGCCAACGGCACCGCAACCGTCACGGCTACCCATGCCGCCACGGGCATGCGTACCGACGTGCAGGTGACAGCGAAAACGCTGCAAAATAAGTTCTATCTCTTCCAGCTAACGCCTGCAGCGGAAACTACGCTGCAATACACCGACGGCAAAGGTGTGCCCAAAACGGTCACGACCAACAGTGAAGGCGTGCTGGCGCTTTACGAACCCAACGGAATTGCCAGTGAGGTGTCTCTGCGGTCCGGCTCCGGCACGGATATTTATCTGGGCACCATCTATAAAGAAAATCTGCGTTCCGGCGAGCGGGATGCCACAAAACTGCAGCTTTATCCCTTGAATACCTTCAGCCTTCGGCGAGTCGCCCGGGCATCTGTGACGCTCATCACGCCGGGCGGCGATCCGCTGGCGAACAAGACGGTGACCGTTCGCGGCGGCGTTTATAAAAACGGAGGCTACTGCGAGACAGCTCTGCTGGGCTCCGGGGCAGGAGCACTTGTCAGCGGCATCACCGGCGACACCTATACCACGGATGCGGAGGGAAATATAACCGTCTATCTGGATTCCACCCAGTTCTGGTCGGCCGAAAAGGGCGAGAGCAACACCACGGCGCTTTCCGCTCTGGATCAGCTGGAGTACATTCTGGAGATCAGCGCAATTGACGGCGACAAGTACTATCCGCTGCTGCTGACCGTCAACGGCAAGCTGGGCGTGGACGATGTAATGCGCACCGCAGAGGGCGTTGTCTCTCTTGAGCGCGTGCCGGAGGGGGAGGAAAACAAACCCTTCATTGTGGCGCAAAGCGTTGATTACGGTCTTGCCAACGGTCAGAAGGTGGATGTCCGCAGCTCGACTGGAAAGATTGGCCCTAACAGCAGCTTTAAAACAGCAACCCTGCACACCACCATGTTCCTCTGGGGCGAGAAGATTGCCAACGCGAAGAATTACAGTCTCAAGCTGGCGGACGAATACGGCGTTATTCCTGCCGCCCAGAGCAGCAGTACCAAACAGTATCCCTTCTCATCCATCCCTGTAGCGGAAAACGATCTGACCCTCACCGAGGCCACCATGACCACCTCTGGATGGATCGCCGACGGCAAGGATGTAGGTATGAAAACGCAGCTGAGCCTGAACGGCAGCCTGCTGCAAGAGAAAATAATGCCATTCCGGGTCGTTGATCTGACCCGAGTGCCAAAGGTGACAGAGGATGAGCACGTCACCGGTATTCTGCTGACGATGCAAGACTCCAGTGGAGTGAATGACGTTGACTTTGGCGGAGTGGGCGATAGTAACATTCTCAAGGTGCTGACCGGACGGCTGGATGATCTGAGCGGTCCGGTGGACACATCCGTGTTCAAAATGATTATCACCCCTAGCGAAGATCCCTCCGTGTTCCGTGCCATGATTTGGGCCGGGTACAATACGCTGGAGATGGAGGACATGGACTATTCCGAGGACGGCGTGGCCTTGGGTGCGAATGTGCTGACGCAGAACCTGGAAGTAGGCGTACCCGGGACCGGGGATCTGAGCCAGATGGCCAAGGGTACCTATAATCCCAAGGGGGAGTACAACGCCAACTCCATGGCCGGCAAGGTCACCAACACGGATCTCAACTTGCAGTTGGAGGGCTTTTACGAAGCGGAAATCCGCTATAACGCCGAAAAAAAGGAGTGGGAGGTTTTCACCGTAGGCGGCGGCTTTACAGCCGGCGTTGGCGTGGGCTTCACCTTCAGCGTGAACGCCATGGCTGGCCCCGTGCCGTTGACAGCAACCTTTGAGCTGGGTGGTGCCATTCAGCTGGATTTCCGTACCGCAGTGCGCTACGGCCGGCAGGGCGAGGGTACAGAGCTTGCCTGGAGCGATCCCACGGCCACGGCGGTGAATGACTTTTTGACCACGCTGCGTATCAACGCCTATGTCCACGCGTTTGGCGGCATTGGCTTTGACTATTCGGTCGTGGCGCTGAAGATCGGCCTATTCGGCAATTTGGATGTGGACAGTCAGAATAAGTTCCTTTCCCGCACCTATCTTGCCGACGAGACAAAGCGCCAGATCAACGGTCAGGCCCTGGGGATCCAAAGCGAAGTGGGAATCAAATTTGTGGCAAACTTCCTGTTTATCTCCTACGAGGCGGTGATCGCCTCCGGAACCCTTGAAGGTACCAAGACTTTTAATGACTGGAAAACAATCGACAACTACTGGAATAACGCCACCAGTGGGCTGAGCCTTGCCTCGCTGCGGATGGCGGCGGCTCAGAGCGGAATGCAGGTGGCTTCTGGCAGTGCAACGCTCCAAAGCCGGGACTATCTGGAGCAATATGCCCGTACTTGGGGCCAGCCCCAGCAGCGGATGATGCTGTTCTCTCTGAACTCCACCAGCGGGCTGGAAAACATCCAGACCAATGCCAACCCTACGTCCTATCCACAGCTCAGCGATGACGGGAAGGTATTGGCCTACATCAACGACGGCAACAGCAGCAGTATTTACGACAGCCGGGCGCATTTCTCCACCCTCAATGGCGGCGGCTATTCTGTCTCCAGCCAAATTGACGATCCCACAGGGTTCCCCGGCTACGGAGACACGAGCGTTTCTTTGTCTGGCACTGGCAGCTTCGCGGCGGCGGCCTGGGTTCGCATGGGCACCGACCTGCCGGGTAAAAATGCCGGTGATCCCGTGACATTGGAAGAGCAAAACCTGCTGATGAACAGCACGGAGATTGTAGCGTCCGTCTATGACGGCACAACCTGGACTTCCATCCGCCTAACCAACGACGGCACGCCGGATCTGGCCCCAGCCACGGCAGTGGGCGGCGACGGCAAGGCCATTGTGTTCTGGCGCAGCGTCTACACCCCCGATCCCGGTACGCAGGGCAGCAACCTGCTGAACTTCACGACCAGAGATTGTATCATGTACCGTTGCTATGACAGGAATAACGGCACCTGGAGCGAGTCCAAAATGCTTTATAACGGTGCTACTGGCAGAGTGAAGGCGTTGCAGGCGGCCATGCTGCCCGACGGAACCGCTATGGCAGTTTACTCGCTGGACCGCAGCGGAACCGGAGATACATCCGCCTACGAGATCGCCTATTGTACCGTGGCTGCTGACGGAACTCCCGGTACAGCCATGCTGGCGACCTGTGACAGTAATCTTGACGAAAACCCACAGGTCGTTGCAGCTAACTTCGGCAGCGGGGATGACCGATTTGTCATCGGTTGGCATAGTGTCCGAGACGGCAGCAACGATATCCAGCTGTTGGCTGTGGACGGCAGCGGCACCATGTCCAACAGTTTCCCCGGCTCTTTGTCTGCCCTGACCAGCAGCGGCAACGCCGTCGTGGGCGGAGACTTCCGCTTCGCTTCTCTTAGCGGGGATCATCGCAGCCTCAATGATCTTACCATCGTCTGGAATGAGACTGTCAATGACGTCAACGGCGCGGTAGATCACGGCATTTTGAAGGCGGCCAAGCTGCGCTATGCCACAAATACCTACACTCTGTCCGCACCATTGGAACTGGCAGAGCTGCCGGATCGCACGCTGGCTGACCACTTTGATGCCTATGTCAGCGGCACCAATCAGGTGCAGGCTGCCATTCAGGCCACCTTCTATGACGATGAAAACCCGCAGGTAATCGGCGGCGTGACCGTTCCGGGTGAGAAAACGAACCTCTATACCGCTACCTCTGATTTTGTCACCGATGCGGTGGCAGTGGAACAGATCGGTGTGGATTATGCAACGCTGGCGCTGAACAGCCTGACACCCGTTCGCTTTACCATCCGCAACACCGGGCTGAACGATGTGACAAACCTAAAGGTCAGCATTGGCAGCGGGGAAACCGCCACCCTTACGGAAACACTGCTGCCCAATGAAAGCACCACCATTACCGTCTGGCACCATGTGGGGAACCTCGTGACCGACCCGAGCTATACCATCACCGCCGCCGGCGGCATCAACGAAAAAGGCACAGTGTATCTGGATTATCCCGACATTGGAATCTCGCAAATGGAAGTGATTGCGGAGAGTGCCGGCAAGCGCACGGTGCGCATGACCCTCTATAATTCCTCTGCCGCCACTCTGGCCGGCGGAAAGAACCGCGAGGTGAAGCTTGCGTTCTATGCGGATGATCTGCATACCAAACATGCAGAGGTAGCCTGCACCACAAACGGCGTATCGGTTCGCGATAATGAAATCACCATTTCCGAAGACAACGCCCTTGCCCGCATCGATCAGGGAACCTTTACACTGGACCTGACCTATGATCTGGGCGAGTATATGACATCCATTGGCAAAGCCGAGATCCCCGATGTGGGTACCTATCTGTACGCCGAGGCGTGGGCGGAAGGTCAGATTGGTGGAACGGGAAGCAATCAGCGCCTGCCGGAGTATGACGGCAGTGACAGCGAGGCCAGCGTCCATATGACCGGCGCACTGGCCCGCACCGGAGAGCAGATGACGATGGATGTGACACAGGGGAACGACGGCAACGGTCACAGCACCGCCGCCATTACCCTGCGCAACAACTCCCTGCAGTCTCAGACTAGCGCAGTGCTGGTGGCCACGCTGCTGGATGCTGCCGGGACCGCTCTGGAAACGAAAAAGACCAGTATTGGCGGTGCCATCTCCGGGGAAACCTTCCGGACGGAAACCGTCACCTTCTCCCAGCTTGGCACCCGTGTAGTGGTGCGAGCCGCAGTGCCCGGTAATGACCTTCTGACCTTTGAAGGGCTGGCAGTAGGGCTCGGCGATTTTACCGCCAACGGAACGAACTATACCTATACGCTGCAAAATGATAGCGGAGCAACATCTACGCTAGTCACAGCGGTGTCTGGAAACGGCGAGCCCGTGAGCATCAACGGACAGGCTCTGTCCACCGGCGGCAGCGCAACCGTTGCCATCCCCAACAGCGGCACAACCGACATTGTTGTGGAAATCGGTGCTAAAACCTACACGCTGACGATTCTGCGCAATAGCGGCACAGGCGGCGGTGAGCATACTCACAGCTACGGCAGCGAGTGGAAGTACGATGCTACGAACCACTGGCATGAGTGTTCCTGTGGAGATAAGGCCGATAAGGCGGCACATACCGCCGGTGAATGGATTATCGACACCCCGACAACAGCTACCACAAGCGGCTCAAAACATAAGGAATGCACCATCTGTGGTTATACGATGACAACCGAAACTATCCCGGCAACAGGCGGCGGTGAGCATACTCACAGCTACGGCAGCGAGTGGAAGTACGATGCTACGAACCACTGGCATGAGTGCTCCTGTGGTGACAAGGACGATGTTGCAGCACATAGCTTCAAGTGGGTGGTAGATAAGGAAGCGACCGCAACCCAAAAGGGCTCCAAGCATGAGGAGTGCAAGGTTTGCGGCTACAAGAAGGCGGCAGTTGAGATTCCGGCTACCGGCTCCGCAACAAAACCGACCGATCCTACGCAAACCAACCCGAACACCGGTGCAGAAAGCCAGAAAACCGGTGACAACAGCAATATGATCCTCTGGATCGCACTGCTGTTTATCAGCGGCGGCGCAGTGATCGGCATCACCGTTTACAGCAAAAAGAAGAAAGAAAACGCTGAATAA
- a CDS encoding glycosyltransferase — translation MYDTAIRVALVKQRVRENTRRRQRREAISLSAVCMLLCAALTQAVDAFAVQGQTAAWGSFGAMLLREDAGGYVLVGVVSFAAAAAITALCFRLRNRENRRKDGADKPARHEKEEKSQ, via the coding sequence ATGTACGATACCGCAATACGGGTCGCACTCGTCAAGCAGCGAGTGCGGGAAAACACCCGCCGAAGGCAGCGGCGCGAGGCAATAAGCCTCTCCGCAGTGTGTATGCTGCTGTGCGCAGCGCTGACGCAGGCGGTGGACGCATTTGCAGTGCAGGGACAGACCGCCGCATGGGGCAGCTTCGGCGCGATGCTGCTGCGGGAGGACGCAGGCGGCTATGTGCTGGTGGGCGTCGTCTCCTTTGCAGCGGCGGCAGCAATCACTGCGCTGTGCTTCCGGCTCAGAAACAGAGAAAACCGTAGAAAAGACGGAGCGGATAAGCCCGCCCGACACGAAAAGGAGGAGAAAAGTCAATGA
- a CDS encoding PrsW family intramembrane metalloprotease — MTYIENIFLCMVSPLLVAALCMGRRQLRFFLFCIAGMGVCLLSAYINTFLAAVCQADALAATAEIAPVVEEMMKLLPLVFYLLVFEPEGDKIKAAAITVALAFATFENVCYLIQNGADRFSFIFFRGFGTGAMHVLCGLIVGGGLAYTWRRTCLKVAGTCGLLGAAITLHAIYNLLIAYGGAAQYIAYALPVLLVAAGRLSVFRLSRKQ, encoded by the coding sequence ATGACCTATATTGAAAACATCTTCCTCTGCATGGTATCTCCCCTGCTGGTGGCCGCTCTGTGCATGGGCAGGCGGCAGCTCCGCTTCTTCCTGTTCTGCATTGCCGGAATGGGGGTGTGCCTGCTCTCGGCCTATATCAACACCTTCCTCGCGGCGGTGTGTCAGGCGGATGCCCTTGCCGCCACGGCGGAGATCGCGCCGGTGGTGGAGGAAATGATGAAGCTGCTGCCGCTGGTGTTCTATCTGCTGGTGTTTGAGCCGGAGGGGGATAAAATCAAGGCTGCCGCCATCACGGTTGCCCTTGCCTTCGCCACCTTTGAAAATGTGTGCTATCTCATACAGAACGGCGCTGACCGCTTCTCATTCATCTTCTTCCGTGGCTTCGGCACGGGAGCCATGCACGTCCTCTGCGGTCTGATTGTGGGCGGCGGGCTTGCCTACACATGGCGGCGGACGTGTCTGAAGGTCGCGGGCACCTGCGGACTGCTGGGCGCGGCCATCACCCTCCACGCCATCTATAATCTGCTGATCGCCTATGGCGGCGCGGCGCAGTACATCGCCTACGCCCTGCCGGTGCTGCTGGTGGCGGCAGGAAGGCTATCCGTTTTCCGATTATCACGGAAGCAATAA
- a CDS encoding histidine kinase, which yields MELIENLLQLLTTFVGALLSGISCRKSGRQAYFLLLCFYGCFALGALYWTLYLLLFDTTPRVFYVSEFGWVASVIFLRILQATLTGTNERSFRCRRAWLAPAFGVPLLAFYCTFGDILSNLIWCGMMIWLSFCAIRGLAYAKTQMGAARNMRWFHIGVLCFAFAEYLLWTAGCFWPDTSPASPTFWCDMLLTLAILGLLLATRRAVET from the coding sequence ATGGAGCTGATTGAGAACCTGTTGCAATTACTGACCACATTCGTCGGCGCGCTGCTTTCGGGTATCTCTTGCCGAAAAAGTGGGCGGCAGGCGTACTTCCTGCTGCTGTGCTTCTACGGCTGCTTTGCCCTCGGTGCGCTCTACTGGACGCTGTATCTGCTGCTGTTCGATACCACGCCGCGGGTCTTTTATGTGTCGGAGTTCGGCTGGGTGGCCAGTGTAATTTTCCTGCGCATTTTGCAGGCTACGCTGACCGGAACAAATGAGCGCAGTTTCCGTTGCCGCAGGGCATGGCTTGCGCCTGCGTTCGGCGTGCCGCTGCTGGCGTTCTACTGCACTTTCGGGGACATTCTCTCCAACCTGATCTGGTGCGGCATGATGATATGGCTCTCCTTCTGCGCCATTCGAGGGCTTGCCTATGCGAAAACGCAGATGGGCGCAGCGCGGAATATGCGGTGGTTTCACATCGGCGTGCTGTGCTTTGCGTTCGCGGAGTATCTGCTTTGGACGGCGGGCTGCTTTTGGCCGGATACCTCACCGGCCAGCCCAACCTTCTGGTGCGATATGCTGCTGACGCTTGCGATTCTGGGGCTGCTGCTCGCCACGAGAAGGGCGGTGGAAACATGA
- a CDS encoding DUF4179 domain-containing protein: MRSHEERVTETKRRIAKIEQEKRLRRNTITMASAVAACLVLLIGASFAMPGIAAGIQTGDYFGFETAASIFHSGVALGYVVIGLLAFLLGVCVTVLCFRLRQMNREDGQDKESEGIHGAD; encoded by the coding sequence ATGCGGAGTCATGAGGAACGGGTCACGGAGACCAAGCGGCGCATCGCTAAAATTGAACAGGAGAAACGGCTGCGGCGCAATACGATTACCATGGCTTCCGCTGTGGCGGCGTGCCTTGTGCTGCTCATAGGCGCGTCCTTCGCCATGCCCGGCATTGCCGCAGGCATCCAGACAGGCGATTATTTCGGCTTTGAAACTGCGGCAAGCATCTTTCACAGCGGCGTAGCTTTGGGATACGTTGTCATCGGGCTTCTGGCGTTTTTACTCGGCGTGTGCGTGACCGTTCTGTGCTTCCGGCTGCGGCAGATGAACCGTGAGGACGGGCAGGACAAAGAAAGCGAGGGGATTCATGGAGCTGATTGA